One segment of Alnus glutinosa chromosome 2, dhAlnGlut1.1, whole genome shotgun sequence DNA contains the following:
- the LOC133860282 gene encoding F-box/kelch-repeat protein At3g06240-like encodes MHTLLLYPSDPQVEQKGDFFANPSDRIELYDPSNDEYFLHLVGSSNGLLCLANMVFNNECGVCVLWNPSIQKAITLPKPNLPIHGSLNQSVGFGYEPMTDDYKLVRLVDSGGTDNIPYNNVPPLVEIYTLRTGIWRSFTAPGPPYIIWDSSSSDEAFGEVGMPKSLQGLEDLNVSVALVDGLLALVPRNSCGNEASHAVWVMKEYGAEESWSKLFDIRIGGFERVIGFTKSDEVLVQKAQRLFSIGPSSRRYLDLPIRGLEDIYLDTYVESLVLLNAADRVPG; translated from the exons ATGCACACCCTCCTGCTGTATCCATCAGATCCACAAGTAGAACAGAAGGGGGATTTCTTTGCAAACCCATCAGATCGCATAGAATTGTATGATCCATCCAACGATGAATATTTCTTGCACTTAGTTGGTTCATCTAACGGCCTACTTTGTCTTGCCAATATGGTTTTCAATAACGAGTGCGGGGTATGTGTTCTCTGGAACCCTTCTATTCAAAAAGCCATAACCCTTCCCAAGCCTAATCTTCCAATTCACGGTTCGTTGAACCAATCTGTTGGCTTTGGGTATGAGCCCATGACCGATGATTACAAATTGGTGAGGCTCGTAGATTCCGGAGGCACTGATAACATTCCTTACAACAATGTTCCACCTCTGGTTGAGATTTATACGCTTCGAACCGGCATATGGAGATCTTTTACGGCCCCTGGTCCTCCCTACATCATATGGGATTCGTCCTCATCG GATGAAGCCTTTGGGGAAGTgggtatgcctaagagtttacAAGGGCTTGAAGACTTGAACGTTAGTGTGGCTCTAGTTGATGGATTGCTTGCGCTTGTCCCTCGTAACTCATGTGGCAACGAGGCGTCTCATGCCGTGTGGGTGATGAAAGAGTATGGAGCGGAGGAATCTTGGAGTAAGCTGTTTGATATTCGCATTGGGGGATTTGAGAGGGTGATAGGCTTTACAAAGAGTGATGAAGTTCTAGTGCAAAAGGCTCAAAGGTTGTTTTCTATCGGTCCAAGTAGCCGACGATATTTGGATCTTCCCATTCGTGGCCTAGAGGATATTTATTTGGATACTTATGTGGAGAGCCTTGTTCTACTGAATGCAGCTGACCGAGTTCCAGGATGA
- the LOC133860281 gene encoding F-box/kelch-repeat protein At3g06240-like, which produces MSDRLPNGVITDILSRLPVKSLIRFRSVSKEWCSLISSPHFIATHLSRSLSNSQHQPSLFLSHDYTIHTVLLYPSDPQVEHNGDFFANPSDRIQLYGPGPSNDEYSLHLVGSSNGLLCLSNMILNYKRGLCVLWNPSIQKAISLPKPNLGFDSMLIQSVGFGYEPTTDDYKLVRLVYPRGIDDKILFNNVPPLVEIYTLRTGIWRSITAPGPPYLMKMCSSSVFVNGALHWPANTPRGQGAFRNVIVWFNMKDEAFGEVGMPKSLQGLKDLNVSVALVDGLLALVPRSMFGNEASQAVWVMKEYGAEESWSKLFDVRIGGFERVIGFTKSGEVLVQKAKSLFSFGPSSRGYVDLPIRGPVVEIYLDTYVESLVLLNVADRFPGRR; this is translated from the coding sequence ATGTCAGACCGGCTCCCAAACGGGGTTATCACCGACATCCTCTCACGACTGCCGGTGAAGTCGCTGATCAGATTCAGGAGCGTTTCGAAGGAATGGTGCTCTCTTATCTCCAGCCCCCACTTCATCGCCACCCACCTCAGTCGCTCTCTTTCCAACTCCCAACACCAGCCCAGCCTTTTCCTCAGCCATGACTACACCATACACACGGTCCTACTGTATCCATCAGATCCACAAGTAGAACACAACGGGGATTTCTTTGCAAACCCATCAGATCGCATACAATTGTATGGTCCTGGTCCATCCAACGATGAATATTCATTGCACTTAGTTGGTTCATCTAATGGCCTACTTTGTCTTTCCAATATGATTCTCAATTACAAGAGAGGGTTATGTGTTCTCTGGAACCCTTCGATTCAAAAAGCCATATCCCTTCCCAAGCCTAATCTTGGATTTGACAGTATGTTAATCCAATCTGTTGGCTTTGGGTATGAGCCCACGACCGATGATTACAAATTGGTGAGGCTCGTGTATCCCCGAGGCATTGATGATAAGATTCTTTTCAACAATGTTCCACCTCTGGTTGAGATTTATACACTTCGAACCGGCATATGGCGCTCTATTACGGCCCCCGGTCCTCCCTACCTCATGAAGATGTGCTCCTCATCGGTTTTCGTGAATGGGGCACTCCACTGGCCCGCAAATACTCCACGGGGCCAAGGCGCCTTCCGCAATGTGATTGTGTGGTTTAATATGAAGGATGAGGCCTTTGGTGAAGTgggtatgcctaagagtttacAAGGGCTGAAAGACTTGAACGTTAGTGTGGCGCTAGTTGATGGCTTGCTCGCGCTTGTCCCTCGTAGCATGTTTGGAAACGAAGCGTCTCAGGCGGTGTGGGTGATGAAAGAGTACGGAGCAGAGGAATCTTGGAGTAAGCTGTTTGATGTTCGCATTGGGGGATTTGAGAGGGTGATAGGCTTTACAAAGAGTGGTGAAGTTCTAGTGCAAAAGGCTAAAAGCTTGTTTTCTTTCGGACCAAGTAGCCGAGGATATGTGGATCTTCCCATTCGTGGCCCAGTAGTGGAGATTTATTTGGATACTTATGTGGAGAGCCTTGTTCTACTCAATGTAGCTGACCGATTTCCGGGGCGACGGTAA